The Burkholderia mayonis genome window below encodes:
- a CDS encoding DUF3025 domain-containing protein: protein MSEMGDTDGMNDADLPAGACGAAGLPRSGETSAAGRASDARGAGELPVADRPAAAGGTESAGESRASGDRGAPDSVPTCSVFERIDWSAPWLAPFAARGRRWTQAAQRGEAAWLRMLNDDAQAERIATGRCLPLRFIEQAALPAGVAYETHIAETGAVPTRHNLHDLFNALVWFAYPRIKATLNAHQAAAIDATGVGPVRGAVRDALTLFDENAALFATSNPALAAALRGFDWPTLMCASRAAWGAGCEARIVGHALLEKLVDPYKGCTAHAWIVDAPAAYFEWADAERCAWLDERVAAALAGAEPTSRAFAPLPVLGIPGWWPANESPSFYDDPQVFRSGRRSRAG from the coding sequence GTGAGCGAGATGGGCGATACGGACGGCATGAATGATGCGGACCTGCCGGCCGGCGCGTGTGGCGCGGCGGGCCTGCCGCGTTCGGGCGAGACGAGCGCCGCCGGCCGCGCTAGCGATGCGCGCGGCGCCGGCGAGCTGCCGGTTGCGGATCGCCCGGCCGCCGCGGGCGGCACGGAAAGCGCGGGCGAATCGCGCGCTTCGGGCGACCGAGGCGCGCCGGATTCGGTCCCCACGTGCTCCGTTTTCGAACGAATCGACTGGTCCGCGCCGTGGCTCGCGCCGTTCGCCGCGCGCGGCAGGCGATGGACGCAGGCTGCACAGCGAGGCGAGGCGGCGTGGCTGCGCATGTTGAACGACGACGCGCAAGCCGAGCGCATCGCGACGGGCCGCTGCCTGCCGCTGCGCTTCATCGAACAGGCGGCGCTGCCGGCGGGCGTCGCGTACGAGACGCACATCGCCGAGACGGGCGCCGTCCCGACCCGCCACAACCTGCACGACCTCTTCAACGCGCTCGTCTGGTTCGCGTATCCGCGCATCAAGGCGACGCTCAACGCGCACCAGGCCGCGGCGATCGACGCGACGGGCGTCGGCCCCGTGCGCGGTGCTGTCCGCGACGCGCTCACGCTGTTCGACGAGAACGCGGCGCTTTTCGCGACATCGAATCCGGCGCTCGCGGCTGCGCTGCGCGGGTTCGACTGGCCGACGCTGATGTGCGCGTCGCGCGCCGCATGGGGGGCGGGCTGCGAAGCGCGGATCGTCGGCCATGCGCTGCTCGAAAAGCTCGTCGATCCATACAAGGGCTGCACCGCGCACGCGTGGATCGTCGACGCGCCGGCCGCATATTTCGAGTGGGCCGATGCCGAGCGTTGCGCGTGGCTCGACGAACGTGTCGCGGCGGCGCTCGCCGGGGCCGAGCCGACGAGCCGCGCGTTCGCGCCGTTGCCGGTGCTCGGCATACCGGGCTGGTGGCCTGCGAACGAGTCGCCGTCGTTCTACGACGATCCGCAGGTGTTCCGCAGCGGCCGCCGCTCCCGCGCCGGCTGA
- a CDS encoding OsmC family protein, with the protein MECKVSWMGQDGMAFAAQTGSGHLVTMDGAPEGGGHNLAPRPMEMVLVGTGGCTAYDVVLILKKSRQEVTGCSVTLQAERASEDPKVFTKVHFHFTVTGRNLNPATVERAINLSHDKYCSASIMIAKTAELSHSFEIVAA; encoded by the coding sequence ATGGAATGCAAAGTAAGCTGGATGGGGCAGGATGGCATGGCATTCGCCGCCCAAACGGGCAGCGGCCACCTCGTCACGATGGACGGCGCGCCCGAAGGCGGCGGACACAATCTCGCGCCGCGTCCGATGGAGATGGTCCTCGTCGGCACGGGCGGCTGCACGGCCTATGACGTCGTGCTGATCCTCAAGAAGAGCCGCCAGGAAGTGACGGGCTGCTCGGTGACGCTGCAGGCGGAGCGCGCGAGCGAAGACCCGAAGGTATTCACGAAGGTCCACTTCCATTTCACGGTGACGGGCCGCAACCTGAATCCCGCGACCGTCGAGCGTGCGATCAATCTGTCGCACGACAAATACTGCTCGGCGTCGATCATGATCGCGAAGACGGCTGAGCTGTCGCACTCGTTCGAAATCGTCGCCGCGTAA
- the rplM gene encoding 50S ribosomal protein L13, protein MKTFSAKAHEVTREWYVIDATDKVLGRVASEVARRLRGKHKPEFTPHVDTGDFIIVINASKLKVTGNKTLDKKYYRHSGYPGGIYETTFGKMQERFPGRALEKAVKGMLPKGPLGYAMIKKLKVYAEATHPHSAQQPKALEI, encoded by the coding sequence ATGAAGACGTTTTCCGCAAAAGCCCATGAGGTGACGCGCGAATGGTACGTGATTGACGCGACGGATAAGGTTCTCGGCCGTGTCGCCAGCGAAGTGGCACGCCGTCTGCGCGGCAAGCACAAACCCGAGTTCACCCCGCACGTCGACACCGGTGATTTCATCATCGTCATCAACGCGAGCAAGCTGAAGGTCACGGGCAACAAGACGCTGGACAAGAAGTACTACCGTCACTCGGGCTACCCGGGCGGCATCTATGAAACGACGTTCGGCAAGATGCAGGAACGCTTCCCGGGCCGCGCGCTTGAGAAGGCGGTCAAGGGCATGCTGCCGAAGGGCCCGCTCGGCTACGCGATGATCAAGAAGCTGAAGGTCTACGCTGAAGCCACGCATCCGCATTCGGCGCAACAGCCGAAGGCGCTCGAGATCTAA
- the rpsI gene encoding 30S ribosomal protein S9: MIGNWNYGTGRRKSAVARVFIKAGKGDIIVNGKPIADYFSRETSLMIVRQPLELTSHSQTFDIKVNVSGGGETGQAGAVRHGITRALIDYDATLKPTLSSAGFVTRDAREVERKKVGLHKARRAKQFSKR, encoded by the coding sequence ATGATCGGTAACTGGAATTACGGTACGGGCCGCCGCAAGAGCGCAGTCGCTCGTGTCTTCATCAAGGCTGGCAAGGGCGACATCATCGTCAACGGTAAGCCCATCGCTGACTACTTCTCGCGCGAAACGTCGCTGATGATCGTGCGTCAGCCGCTGGAGCTCACGAGCCACAGCCAGACGTTCGACATCAAGGTGAACGTGTCGGGCGGTGGCGAAACGGGTCAAGCGGGCGCAGTGCGTCACGGCATCACCCGCGCGCTGATCGACTACGACGCGACGCTGAAGCCGACGCTGTCGAGCGCGGGCTTCGTCACGCGTGACGCGCGTGAAGTGGAGCGCAAGAAGGTCGGTCTCCACAAGGCACGCCGCGCCAAGCAGTTCTCGAAGCGTTAA
- the erpA gene encoding iron-sulfur cluster insertion protein ErpA yields the protein MNAVTESAATTEMPAPFVFTDAAADKVKQLIDEEGNPELKLRVFVQGGGCSGFQYGFTFDEEVNEDDTVLNKNGVVLLVDAMSYQYLVGAEIDYKDDLNGAQFVIKNPNATTTCGCGSSFSV from the coding sequence ATGAACGCTGTCACCGAATCCGCGGCAACCACCGAGATGCCGGCTCCGTTCGTCTTCACCGACGCGGCGGCCGATAAGGTCAAGCAATTGATCGACGAAGAAGGCAACCCTGAACTTAAACTGCGCGTATTCGTGCAAGGCGGCGGTTGCTCCGGCTTCCAGTACGGCTTTACGTTCGACGAGGAAGTCAACGAGGACGACACCGTGCTCAACAAGAACGGCGTCGTGCTGCTCGTCGACGCGATGAGCTATCAGTACCTCGTCGGCGCCGAGATCGACTACAAGGACGATCTGAACGGCGCGCAATTCGTCATCAAGAACCCGAACGCGACCACGACTTGTGGCTGCGGCTCGTCGTTCTCGGTCTGA
- a CDS encoding anhydro-N-acetylmuramic acid kinase, with protein MQPGHPADGVYFGLMSGTSMDGVDGVAVRFETGKPPAVLSEAFVGFADTLRDALFALQQTGDDEIEREALAANALAARYAACCHELLRAAGLAPENVRALGVHGQTVRHRPERGYTRQINNAALLAELTRIDVIADFRSRDVAAGGQGAPLVPAFHATMFGSSNETRVVCNLGGISNITILPAARDARDESVRGFDCGPANALIDAWAERHLKQPFDEGGRFAARGTVDDALLAALLDEPYFRQNAPKSTGRDLFNTDWLDTKLAGFSRLAPENVQATLTVLTAATIADEIARHASDCRAVYVCGGGARNPVLLAAIAAALAARGLDAPVNTTAALGVPPQQVESLAFAWLAYRFNARAPGNVSAVTGAAGERVLGALYPR; from the coding sequence ATGCAACCCGGCCATCCCGCGGATGGCGTGTATTTCGGCCTGATGTCGGGTACGAGCATGGACGGCGTCGACGGCGTCGCCGTCCGTTTCGAGACGGGCAAGCCGCCCGCGGTGCTGTCCGAAGCGTTCGTCGGCTTCGCCGATACGCTGCGCGACGCACTCTTCGCGCTGCAGCAGACGGGCGACGACGAGATCGAGCGCGAAGCGCTCGCCGCGAACGCACTTGCCGCGCGCTACGCGGCGTGCTGCCACGAACTGCTGCGCGCCGCGGGCCTCGCGCCCGAGAACGTACGCGCGCTCGGCGTGCACGGACAGACGGTGCGGCACCGGCCCGAGCGCGGCTACACGCGGCAGATCAACAACGCGGCGCTGCTCGCCGAGCTGACCCGCATCGACGTGATCGCGGACTTCCGCAGCCGCGACGTCGCCGCGGGTGGCCAGGGTGCGCCGCTCGTGCCGGCGTTCCACGCGACCATGTTCGGCTCGTCGAACGAAACGCGCGTCGTCTGCAATCTCGGCGGCATCAGCAACATCACGATCCTGCCCGCCGCGCGCGACGCGCGGGACGAATCGGTGCGCGGCTTCGACTGCGGCCCGGCGAACGCGCTGATCGATGCGTGGGCGGAACGCCATCTGAAGCAGCCGTTCGACGAGGGCGGGCGCTTCGCGGCGCGCGGCACGGTCGACGACGCGCTGCTCGCCGCGCTGCTCGATGAGCCGTATTTCCGCCAGAACGCGCCGAAAAGCACGGGGCGCGATCTCTTCAACACCGATTGGCTCGACACGAAGCTCGCCGGTTTCTCGCGCCTCGCGCCCGAAAACGTGCAGGCGACGCTCACCGTCCTGACCGCGGCGACCATCGCCGACGAGATCGCGCGGCATGCAAGCGACTGCCGCGCCGTCTACGTGTGCGGCGGCGGCGCACGCAATCCGGTGCTGCTCGCCGCGATCGCGGCCGCGCTCGCGGCGCGCGGGCTCGATGCGCCGGTCAACACGACGGCTGCGCTCGGCGTGCCGCCGCAGCAGGTCGAGTCGCTCGCGTTCGCGTGGCTCGCGTACCGCTTCAACGCGCGCGCGCCGGGCAACGTGTCGGCCGTCACGGGCGCGGCGGGCGAGCGCGTCTTGGGCGCGCTCTATCCGCGCTGA
- the tyrS gene encoding tyrosine--tRNA ligase: protein MSTDPTSKPAFPITDEVRHALAVTKRGVDELLIEEEFAQKLAKSASTGKPLRIKLGLDPTAPDIHIGHTVVLNKMRQLQDLGHTVIFLIGDFTSLIGDPSGRNATRPPLTREQIESNAKTYFEQAALVLDREKTEIRYNSEWSMPLGADGMIKLASRYTVARMLEREDFTKRFQGGIPISIHEFLYPLMQGYDSVALNADLELGGTDQKFNLLVGRELQKQYGQEQQCILTMPLLEGLDGVEKMSKSKGNYVGISEKPNDMFGKLMSISDVLMWRYFELLSFRSLDEIAQFRAEAEGGRNPRDFKVMLAQEIVERFHSRADAERALEDFNHRAKGGVPDDIATVTLAGAPLAIGQLLKQAGLVPSTSEALRNIEQGGVKIDGATVSDKALKVEAGEFVVQVGKRRFARVTLTA from the coding sequence ATGAGCACCGATCCCACTTCCAAGCCCGCCTTCCCGATCACCGATGAGGTCCGCCACGCGCTCGCCGTCACGAAGCGCGGCGTCGACGAACTGCTGATCGAGGAAGAGTTCGCGCAGAAGCTCGCGAAAAGCGCGTCGACGGGCAAGCCGCTGCGCATCAAGCTGGGCCTCGATCCGACCGCGCCCGACATCCACATCGGCCACACGGTCGTGCTGAACAAGATGCGCCAGTTGCAGGATCTCGGCCACACGGTGATCTTCCTGATCGGCGACTTCACGTCGCTGATCGGCGATCCGTCGGGCCGCAACGCGACGCGCCCGCCGCTCACGCGCGAGCAGATCGAATCGAACGCGAAGACCTACTTCGAGCAGGCGGCGCTCGTGCTCGACCGCGAGAAGACCGAGATCCGCTACAACAGCGAATGGTCGATGCCGCTCGGCGCGGACGGGATGATCAAGCTCGCGTCGCGCTACACGGTCGCGCGAATGCTCGAGCGCGAGGACTTCACGAAGCGCTTCCAGGGCGGCATTCCGATCTCGATCCACGAATTCCTGTACCCGCTGATGCAAGGCTACGACTCGGTCGCGCTGAACGCCGATCTCGAGCTCGGCGGCACCGATCAGAAATTCAACCTGCTCGTCGGCCGCGAACTGCAGAAGCAGTACGGGCAGGAGCAGCAGTGCATCCTGACGATGCCGCTTCTCGAAGGCCTCGACGGCGTCGAGAAGATGTCGAAGTCGAAGGGCAACTACGTCGGCATCAGCGAGAAGCCGAACGACATGTTCGGCAAGCTGATGAGCATCTCGGACGTGCTGATGTGGCGCTACTTCGAGCTGCTGTCGTTCCGCAGCCTCGACGAGATCGCGCAGTTCCGCGCCGAAGCCGAAGGCGGGCGCAATCCGCGTGACTTCAAGGTGATGCTCGCGCAGGAGATCGTTGAGCGCTTCCATTCGCGCGCCGATGCCGAGCGCGCGCTCGAAGACTTCAATCACCGTGCGAAGGGCGGCGTGCCCGACGACATCGCCACGGTGACGCTCGCCGGCGCGCCGCTCGCGATCGGCCAGTTGCTGAAGCAGGCGGGGCTCGTGCCGTCGACGAGCGAGGCGCTGCGCAATATCGAGCAGGGCGGCGTGAAGATCGACGGCGCAACGGTGTCCGACAAGGCGCTGAAGGTCGAAGCGGGCGAGTTCGTCGTGCAGGTCGGCAAGCGCCGCTTCGCGCGCGTGACGCTCACCGCATGA
- the dtd gene encoding D-aminoacyl-tRNA deacylase, with translation MIALIQRVKRADVRVGDRVTGEIGPGLLALVCAERGDTEAAADKLLAKVLGYRVFSDAAGKMNLPVSNIDGTGGAGGLLLVSQFTLAADTNSGLRPSFTPAAPPDEGARLFDYFARAARERHPIVATGEFGADMQVSLVNDGPVTFWLQTRP, from the coding sequence ATGATCGCGCTGATCCAGCGCGTGAAGCGCGCCGACGTGCGTGTCGGCGACCGCGTGACGGGCGAAATCGGCCCGGGCCTCCTCGCGCTCGTCTGCGCGGAGCGCGGCGACACCGAGGCCGCCGCCGACAAGCTGCTCGCGAAGGTGCTCGGCTACCGGGTGTTCAGCGACGCGGCGGGCAAGATGAACCTGCCCGTGTCGAACATCGACGGCACGGGGGGCGCGGGCGGCCTGTTGCTCGTGTCGCAGTTCACGCTCGCGGCCGACACGAACAGCGGCCTGCGCCCGAGCTTCACGCCCGCTGCGCCGCCCGACGAGGGCGCGCGCCTCTTTGACTACTTCGCGCGCGCGGCTCGCGAGCGTCATCCGATCGTCGCGACGGGCGAGTTCGGCGCCGACATGCAGGTGTCGCTCGTGAACGACGGCCCTGTGACGTTCTGGCTGCAGACGCGCCCCTGA
- a CDS encoding histidine phosphatase family protein, protein MATTQILFIRHGETAWNRIKRIQGHIDIPLADTGLAQARQLAERLARDARAGARIDAIYSSDLSRAQQTAQPAADALGLPLVLREGLRERAYGVFQGHDSAEIEARFPGAFAQWQTRDPGFEPEGGESHRAFHHRVLHEVERIVAAHPGARIACVAHGGVLDCVYRFANDLPLDAPRKHALLNTSVNVVDYDGGRARVVRWADVGHLSEASDDDGYRKVL, encoded by the coding sequence ATGGCCACGACGCAGATCCTCTTCATCCGCCACGGCGAGACAGCCTGGAACCGCATCAAGCGGATTCAAGGCCACATCGACATTCCGCTCGCCGACACGGGGCTCGCGCAGGCGCGGCAACTGGCCGAGCGTCTCGCGCGCGACGCACGCGCCGGCGCGCGGATCGACGCGATCTATTCGAGCGATCTGTCGCGCGCGCAGCAAACCGCGCAGCCGGCGGCCGACGCGCTCGGCCTGCCGCTCGTGCTGCGCGAAGGGCTGCGCGAGCGCGCGTACGGCGTGTTCCAGGGTCATGACAGCGCCGAGATCGAGGCGCGCTTTCCCGGCGCGTTCGCGCAGTGGCAGACGCGCGATCCCGGCTTTGAGCCGGAAGGCGGCGAATCGCACCGCGCGTTCCATCACCGCGTGTTGCACGAGGTCGAGCGGATCGTCGCCGCCCATCCGGGTGCGCGCATCGCGTGCGTCGCGCACGGCGGCGTGCTCGACTGCGTGTACCGGTTCGCGAACGATCTGCCGCTCGACGCGCCGCGCAAGCACGCGCTCCTGAACACGAGCGTCAACGTCGTCGATTACGATGGCGGCCGCGCGCGCGTCGTTCGCTGGGCCGACGTCGGTCACTTAAGCGAAGCGAGCGACGACGACGGCTATCGGAAGGTTCTGTGA
- a CDS encoding ParB/Srx family N-terminal domain-containing protein: MPHPLSRLVAVTAFSLIAAIAACGGDGTASVAPIAAVEAGANGSTPGSATAPGSAGNPSPSTPAPVQGKWKSVRTGDMLDVVLGELRPTQGALGYDQIYYKLGRYERQPDKKFDDFCADEGLGGVASDGYTAQSMLRDAASYACATGADARDRTVLNPVVVGPNGDALYVTDGHHGLSTYYETPDGGPTLHVHVVVKDNLSDYSGAAFWRQMQSRGYTRLKDGDGRPIAPDQLPAGLGLTLGMQDDRYRSLVYFTRDIGYAKPAQATDYLEFYWADWLRGQPATFSLAGYDLARAGATDPDPAAADTGYLNAVWNASARMVASTDPVIDGKTGADLGRADQINGGKKYGKGEFDKLRQPITADKPGKIAYALDYKARHGLR; the protein is encoded by the coding sequence ATGCCCCATCCGCTCTCCCGCCTCGTCGCCGTTACCGCCTTTTCGCTCATTGCCGCGATCGCCGCATGCGGCGGTGACGGCACGGCCTCCGTCGCCCCGATCGCCGCCGTCGAAGCCGGCGCAAACGGCTCCACACCAGGCAGTGCAACGGCCCCGGGGAGCGCCGGCAATCCGTCGCCATCGACGCCCGCGCCCGTGCAGGGCAAATGGAAAAGCGTGCGCACGGGCGACATGCTCGACGTGGTGCTCGGTGAGCTGCGTCCGACGCAAGGCGCGCTCGGCTACGACCAGATCTACTACAAGCTCGGTCGCTACGAGCGGCAGCCCGACAAGAAATTCGACGATTTCTGCGCAGACGAAGGGCTCGGCGGCGTCGCGTCGGACGGCTACACCGCGCAATCGATGCTGCGCGACGCCGCGAGCTACGCTTGCGCGACCGGCGCCGACGCGCGCGACCGCACGGTGCTCAATCCCGTCGTCGTCGGCCCGAACGGCGACGCGCTGTACGTGACCGACGGTCACCACGGCCTGTCGACCTATTACGAGACGCCCGACGGCGGCCCGACGCTCCACGTGCACGTCGTCGTCAAGGACAACCTCAGCGACTACTCGGGCGCGGCGTTCTGGCGGCAGATGCAAAGCCGCGGCTACACGCGCCTGAAGGACGGCGACGGGCGGCCGATCGCGCCGGATCAGTTGCCCGCCGGACTCGGGCTCACGCTCGGCATGCAGGATGACCGTTACCGGTCGCTCGTCTATTTCACGCGCGACATCGGCTACGCGAAGCCCGCGCAAGCGACCGACTACCTGGAATTCTACTGGGCCGACTGGCTGCGCGGGCAGCCGGCGACGTTCTCGCTCGCCGGCTACGACCTGGCGCGCGCGGGCGCGACTGATCCCGACCCGGCAGCGGCCGATACGGGCTACCTGAATGCGGTATGGAATGCGTCGGCGAGAATGGTCGCGTCGACCGATCCGGTGATCGACGGCAAGACAGGCGCCGACCTCGGGCGCGCCGATCAGATCAACGGCGGCAAGAAATACGGCAAAGGGGAATTCGACAAGCTGCGCCAGCCGATCACGGCCGACAAGCCCGGCAAGATCGCGTATGCGCTCGATTACAAGGCGCGCCACGGGCTGCGCTGA
- a CDS encoding oxygenase MpaB family protein — translation MSAPLHDRPARSTIGRPLVERVRARVAGGVTHLTAGSGPSLDYSSPPGDPGLFGPDAVCWKVHADFTSMMTGGISALLLQALQPLALAGVWDHSTFRTDILGRLRRTATFISGTTYGSRADALKLIERVKAIHETVTGTGLDGRPYRASDPALLTWVHVAEVSSFLAAHLRYMNPLLSGADQDRYYAETARVAELLGATNVPKTRADVAAYFAAMRPELEASERTHEVVRILTNVPVPKPAMRPAATLLFNAGVDLLPTWAQQMLGLSALAPVRRALVRPGVRIVAPVIRWALVNGVSKRARRRVAASPQQPGRTGK, via the coding sequence ATGTCCGCCCCGCTACACGACCGCCCAGCACGCTCGACGATCGGCCGTCCGCTCGTCGAGCGCGTGCGCGCGCGCGTCGCAGGCGGCGTCACGCATCTGACGGCAGGCAGCGGCCCGTCGCTCGACTACTCGTCGCCGCCCGGCGACCCTGGCCTCTTCGGCCCCGACGCGGTGTGCTGGAAAGTGCACGCCGATTTCACGTCGATGATGACGGGCGGCATCTCCGCACTGCTGCTGCAAGCGCTGCAGCCGCTCGCGCTCGCGGGCGTGTGGGACCATTCGACGTTCCGCACCGACATCCTCGGCCGCCTGCGCCGCACCGCGACGTTCATCTCCGGCACGACGTACGGCAGCCGCGCCGACGCGCTGAAGCTGATCGAGCGCGTGAAGGCGATCCACGAGACCGTCACCGGCACGGGGCTCGACGGCCGCCCGTATCGCGCGAGCGACCCGGCGCTGCTGACGTGGGTGCACGTCGCCGAAGTGTCGAGCTTTCTCGCCGCGCACTTGCGCTACATGAATCCGCTGCTGTCGGGTGCCGACCAGGACCGCTACTACGCGGAAACGGCGCGCGTCGCCGAACTGCTCGGCGCGACGAACGTGCCCAAGACGCGCGCCGACGTCGCCGCGTACTTCGCCGCGATGCGCCCCGAACTGGAAGCGAGCGAACGCACGCACGAGGTGGTGCGCATCCTGACGAACGTGCCGGTGCCGAAGCCGGCGATGCGCCCCGCCGCCACGCTGCTGTTCAACGCCGGCGTCGATCTGCTGCCGACTTGGGCGCAGCAGATGCTCGGCCTGTCGGCTCTCGCTCCCGTGCGCCGCGCGCTCGTGCGGCCCGGCGTGCGGATCGTCGCGCCGGTGATCCGCTGGGCGCTCGTCAACGGCGTGTCGAAGCGCGCCCGCCGGCGCGTCGCCGCGTCGCCCCAGCAGCCCGGCCGCACCGGCAAGTAG
- the ruvB gene encoding Holliday junction branch migration DNA helicase RuvB has translation MIETDKLATERIIAATPVSSHEEAFERALRPRQLDEYVGQEKVRDQLEIFIEAAKRRSEALDHVLLFGPPGLGKTTLAHIIAREMGVNLRQTSGPVLERAGDLAALLTNLEANDVLFIDEIHRLSPVVEEILYPALEDYQIDIMIGEGPAARSVKLDLQPFTLVGATTRAGMLTNPLRDRFGIVARLEFYDAEQLSRIVRRSAALLNAPIDPNGALEIAKRSRGTPRIANRLLRRVRDYAEVRADGNITAAVADAALAMLDVDPVGFDLMDRKLLEAILHKFDGGPVGVDNLAAAIGEERDTIEDVLEPYLIQQGFLQRTPRGRVATLLTYRHFGLSAPDAASAVCNLWDTPDAQR, from the coding sequence ATGATCGAAACCGACAAACTCGCCACCGAGCGGATCATCGCCGCCACGCCCGTGTCTTCGCACGAAGAAGCGTTCGAACGCGCGCTGCGCCCGCGCCAGCTCGACGAATACGTCGGCCAGGAGAAGGTGCGCGACCAGCTCGAGATCTTCATCGAGGCCGCGAAGCGCCGCTCCGAAGCGCTCGACCACGTGCTGCTGTTCGGGCCGCCCGGCCTCGGCAAGACGACGCTCGCGCACATCATCGCGCGCGAGATGGGCGTGAACCTGCGCCAGACGTCCGGCCCCGTGCTCGAGCGCGCAGGCGACCTCGCCGCGCTCCTCACGAACCTCGAAGCGAACGACGTCCTCTTCATCGACGAAATCCACCGACTGTCGCCTGTCGTCGAGGAAATCCTGTATCCGGCGCTCGAGGATTACCAGATCGACATCATGATCGGCGAAGGGCCGGCCGCGCGCAGCGTGAAGCTCGACCTGCAGCCGTTCACGCTCGTCGGCGCGACGACGCGCGCGGGCATGCTGACCAATCCGCTGCGCGACCGCTTCGGAATCGTCGCGCGACTCGAGTTCTACGACGCCGAGCAGCTATCGCGGATCGTGCGCCGCTCGGCCGCGCTCCTCAACGCGCCGATCGATCCGAACGGCGCGCTCGAAATCGCGAAACGCTCGCGCGGCACGCCGCGGATCGCGAACCGCCTGCTGCGCCGCGTGCGCGACTACGCGGAAGTGAGAGCCGACGGCAACATCACCGCTGCCGTCGCGGACGCCGCGCTCGCGATGCTCGACGTCGATCCGGTCGGCTTCGACCTGATGGACCGCAAGCTGCTCGAGGCGATCCTGCACAAATTCGACGGCGGGCCGGTCGGCGTCGACAACCTCGCCGCCGCGATCGGCGAGGAACGCGACACGATCGAGGACGTGCTCGAGCCGTACCTGATCCAGCAGGGGTTCTTGCAGCGCACGCCGCGCGGCCGCGTCGCGACGCTCCTCACGTACCGGCACTTCGGACTCTCCGCGCCGGACGCCGCGAGCGCCGTGTGCAATCTCTGGGACACGCCGGACGCTCAGCGCTGA
- the ruvA gene encoding Holliday junction branch migration protein RuvA, whose protein sequence is MIGRIAGTLLEKNPPHLLVDCNGVGYEVDVPMSTFYNLPHTGEKVALLTQLIVREDAHLLYGFLTPQERSTFRELLKITGVGARMALAVLSGMSVAELSQAVTLQDAARLTRVPGIGKKTAERLLLELKGKLGADLGPLAGAASPSDHATDILNALVALGYSEKEALAAIKNVPAGTGVSEGIKLSLKALSKA, encoded by the coding sequence ATGATCGGTCGCATCGCCGGCACCCTGCTCGAAAAGAATCCCCCGCACCTCCTCGTCGACTGCAACGGCGTCGGCTATGAAGTCGACGTACCGATGAGCACGTTCTACAACCTGCCGCACACGGGCGAGAAGGTCGCGCTGCTGACCCAACTGATCGTCCGCGAGGACGCGCACCTGCTGTACGGCTTCCTGACGCCGCAAGAGCGCTCGACGTTCCGCGAACTGCTCAAGATCACAGGCGTCGGCGCGCGGATGGCGCTCGCCGTGCTGTCCGGGATGAGCGTCGCGGAGCTGTCGCAAGCGGTCACGCTGCAGGACGCCGCGCGCCTCACACGCGTGCCCGGCATCGGCAAGAAGACGGCCGAGCGCCTGCTCCTCGAACTCAAAGGCAAGCTCGGCGCCGATCTCGGCCCGCTCGCCGGCGCGGCGTCCCCGTCCGACCACGCGACCGACATCCTCAACGCGCTCGTTGCGCTCGGCTATTCGGAAAAGGAAGCGCTCGCCGCGATCAAGAACGTGCCGGCCGGCACCGGCGTGTCCGAAGGCATCAAGCTGTCGCTCAAGGCGCTGTCGAAGGCGTAA